The Phoenix dactylifera cultivar Barhee BC4 chromosome 12, palm_55x_up_171113_PBpolish2nd_filt_p, whole genome shotgun sequence genome has a window encoding:
- the LOC103705009 gene encoding uncharacterized protein LOC103705009 isoform X2, with protein MATNRLAFSVNRCLDRFQENRQQRKPLNPLCISFFPVPSVFILSDRSQLSRRRSAGRPVSLSSAVNEISFRGASPDKTTTTLLPDLRKRPPKGIWSALKLGSSPRILDSAVRVYASNGVEQQQRIGHPSPLGNPGMASPAANWLSHLQASGVSPFQGLFQSARVNGSGC; from the exons ATGGCGACGAACCGTTTGGCTTTTTCGGTGAACCGTTGCCTCGACCGGTTCCAAGAGAACCGGCAGCAAAGGAAGCCCCTAAACCCTCTCTGTATCTCTTTCTTTCCCGTTCCCTCTGTATTTATCCTCTCTGATCGCTCTCAGCTCTCCCGTCGGCGGTCGGCCGGCCGGCCAGTCTCTCTCTCCTCGGCTGTTAACGAG ATCTCGTTTCGTGGCGCTTCTCCTGATAAAaccaccaccactctcctcccaGATCTCCGAAAGCGTCCGCCAAAAG GGATATGGAGCGCTCTCAAGCTAGGATCCTCCCCTAGAATTTTGGATTCTGCAGTTAGGGTTTATgcatcgaatggcgtcgaacaGCAACAACGAATCGGGCACCCTTCGCCCCTGGGGAACCCCGGAATGGCGTCGCCGGCGGCCAACTGGCTCTCCCATCTCCAGGCGTCGGGGGTTTCCCCTTTCCAAGGCCTCTTCCAGAGCGCGAGGGTCAATGGATCGGGATGTTGA
- the LOC103705010 gene encoding probable aquaporin SIP2-1: MARFRLVVSDFLVSFLWVWSGSVLRYLACGILGLGMHPIALMIKGSFAVVYVYCFSWLGKATRGGSYNPLIVLCYGISGNFSGFLFTVCGRIPAQVIGSIIGVWLINTTSAAAAHGPHLNVDVHRGALIEGLLTFFIVIVSLGLKKVPKSSSMKRWISSIFKVIFHILASDITGGIMNPATAFAWAYARGKHRTHEHVCVYWLAPMEGTLLGVWTCNLFDRPQKHRRRCRKETRTKSE, translated from the exons ATGGCTCGGTTTAGGCTCGTTGTCTCGGATTTCTTGGTCTCTTTTCTATGGGTTTGGTCGGGATCTGTTCTGAGGTACCTGGCGTGTGGGATTCTAGGGTTGGGAATGCACCCCATTGCTCTTATGATCAAGGGGTCCTTTGCGGTGGTCTATGTCTACTGCTTCTCGTGGCTCGGGAAGGCGACCAGAGGCGGGTCGTATAACCCTCTGATTGTGCTCTGTTATGGCATTTCTGGGAATTTTTCAGGGTTTCTTTTCACAGTCTGTGGGAGGATCCCTGCCCAG GTGATCGGATCAATTATTGGGGTTTggttaatcaatacaacctctGCTGCAGCAGCTCATGGACCTCATTTGAATGTTGATGTTCATCGTGGAGCATTAATAGAAGGACTGCTTACATTCTTCATTGTGATAGTTTCACTAGGCCTGAAGAAAGTTCCTAAAAGTTCTTCTATGAAAAGATGGATATCAAGCATTTTCAAAGTGATATTTCATATCCTGGCTTCTGATATAACTGGTGGAATCATGAACCCTGCCACT GCCTTTGCTTGGGCATATGCTCGAGGAAAGCATCGGACACACgagcatgtgtgtgtgtattggcTTGCACCCATGGAGGGAACTCTATTGGGGGTATGGACATGCAATTTGTTTGATCGGCCCCAGAAGCACAGGAGGCGTTGTCGGAAAGAAACCAGAACTAAATCAGAGTGA